In Gloeomargarita sp. SKYB120, the sequence CTGTCCACTCGTCCCGACCTGGTGCCGCCGGTGTATCTGGAGGAACTGACCCTGCTGCAGGACCAGTTGCCCCCCTTCCCCAACGAGGTGGCCTACCACTTCATCGAACAGGAGCTGGGGCAAAAGCCGGAGATGCTGTTTGCGGAACTATCGCCCCAACCGGTGGCGGCGGCGTCCTTGGGCCAGGTTTATAAAGGTCGGTTGCCCAGCGGCGAGTGGGTGGCGGTCAAGGTCCAGCGCCCCGGCCTGGTGGAACAAATCAGTCTGGACATTTACATCCTGCGCCATCTCCTGGCCTGGGTGAAAAAGCGGGTGAAACGGATTCGCAGTGACTTAGTGGCGATCCTGGACGAGTTTGCCACCCGCCTGTACGAGGAAATGGACTATACCCAAGAGGGACTGAATGCGGAAACATTCGCCCGCCTGTACGGCCATCTTCCCGATATTTATGTGCCGAAAATCTACTGGCATTTGACGCGGCGGCGGGTGTTGACGATGGAGTGGATTGACGGCATCAAGCTCACGGATGTTGAACAGATGCGGGCTGCCGGTCTGGATACCAAAAAGATGGTGGCGATTGGGGTGCAATGCTCCCTGCGGCAACTGTTGGAGCATGGCTTTTTCCACGCCGACCCCCACCCGGGCAATCTCTTGGCGACACGGGACGGGAAACTGGCCTATTTGGATTTCGGCATGATGAGCTATGTGAGTCCCCAGCAGCGCTATGGGTTGATCACCGCCATCGTCCACATGGTCAACCGGGATTACGAAGCCCTGGCGATGGATTACGTGCATCTGGGGTTTTTGTCGCCGGAGATTGACCTGACGCCTATCAAACCCGCCATTACCCAAGCCTTCACCGACATCCTGGGGCCGGCGGGGGCGCTGGGGGCCAGCGTTTCCCAGCTCAATATCAAGAGCATCACCGACCGCCTGTCGCAGCTCATGTACGAGTATCCGTTCCAGGTGCCGGCTTACTACGCCCTGATCATCCGGTCGCTGGTGACGCTGGAGGGGATTGCCATCACCATTGACCCGCAATTCAAGGTCTTGAGCGTGGCCTATCCCTACGTGGCCAAGCGGTTGCTCACAGACCCCGCTCCCGAACTGCGCCAATCCCTGCGGGATTTGTTATTCAAAGACGGCACCTTCCGCTGGAATCGCCTGGAAAACCTGCTCCGCAACGCGGCCAACAGCGACGATTTCGACCTGGAAAAGGTGCTGATGCAAGTGGGGGATTTCCTGTGGTCCGAGCGAGGGCGTTTCATTCGGGAGAAGTTGGCGGAGGAACTGGCGGTGGGACTCGACCAATGGGGGCAACAGCTCTGGCGACAACTGCTCCCCAACAGTCAGCCGCTGACCTTGCCAGCGAGTAGTCCAACGCCCTCCACCTGGGACCACCTGCGCTCCCTATGGCAAATCCTGCAAGACGCCCCTGGATTTGAACTCCGGCGCGTGTTACCCTTGGTCTCCCGGTTGGTGCTCCGCCCGGAGACGAGCCAGTTCGCCCAGCACGTGGCGCGGCGGGTCGGGGAGCGGTTCCTGAGTCGCTGGCTGCGGCAATGGGCGCTCAACGGCAGTCGGGCGGCGTTGGCCCTGGCTCCCCGCTAACACCGTTTGCACCGTATAAAGCAACACCGCTAGTTTGTAGGTCAAGAACCCCAAGATGGCCGGTAGGAGTTGCAAGCGTGGCCAGCGCACCACCAGGATAAACAAGCCCACCACCAGCAACAGGCGCGGCGAGGGTAAAGGCGAAAAACGGGTTTGGGTAGTGCCCAACTGGGCAACGCTGCGGGCCAGCAAGCGCAGGTACACCATTCCCACCATGGCCCCCAGCAGGTAACTCGCCGCCACCTCCAGGCCATAGACCCACCAGCAGAGAACAAAGGCGCTCCCGGCTAGCAGGAGAGTTGTCTGGAGCAACCAACGCTTGAGCTGCTCGTAGTCAGACATGGGGTTCGGGGGTGGGTACGGGCGTCGCCGGTTGCTGGGGGAACACCAGACGCAACAGCGGTGGCGCTAGAAACGTCGTCAGGATTACCATCACGACAATCCCGGCATCGAGGGCGTCGCTCAAGACCCCGCTACTGGCGCCTGCGGCGGCAAACACCAGTCCCACCTCCCCGCGCGGAATCATGCCGACGCCGACCGCGAGACGGTTCAGTTTGGTCTTGCCCCAACCCGCGCCAATGCCGCTGGCCACCTTCCCGAGAATCGCAACCGTTACCAGAAACGCCGCCAGGACTAGACCCTCGCGGTTGGCGGGAATCGCCGGATTAAACACGCTGAAATCCGTCCGCGCCCCTACGCACACAAAAAACAAGGGCACAAAAAAGTCCGCCAGGGGCATTACTTGTTCCTCGATGTCCCGTTGCCGCTCCGTTTCCGAAAGGATGAGCCCCGCCGTGAACGACCCCAGAATTGCCTCCAACTGGATCGCCGCGCCGATGACCGCCAGCACCAGCATCAGCACTAGGGACATCACCAGCAGGCTTCCCCGCGTTTTCATGTTATTAACCAGCCCGATGAATAGGGGACTCAGCCAGCGGCCCAGCAGCACCGAACCGACAAGAAACACCGCCGCCCCGACAATCAGATAGACGACCCTACCTACTTCCACTTCGCCGTTTTTCGCCAGGCTAGCTACCACCGCCAGGATGATGATTCCCAGCACGTCATCCAACACCGCCGCGCCCAAGATCACCTGACCTTCTGGGGAACTCAGTTGTTGTAACTCCGCCAGCACCTTTGCCGTAATCCCGATACTAGTTGCCGTCAAAGCCGCCCCAGCAAAGATGGCGGGAATCGTCGGCACATGAAACAGCGTGATCAAGCCCACCGTCCCTGCCACAAACGGCACAGTCACGCCAACGACTGCCACCAGCGTCGCTTGGATCCCGACCCGCAACAGCTCCTGGAGGTTCGATTCCAGGCCGATTTCAAACAGGAGAATAATCACGCCCAACTCCGACAGCAGGGTAACGACTTCCCCTTGGGCGGCAAAGGTGGCCTCCTGCACCTCCGGCGACAGGTCCAGCAGCGACTGCACGCCCTGCATCAGCAAGGAATCCTGAGCCATGAGACCGTGTTCGGGAAACACCACGAGGTGCAGTACCGAAATGCCAACCACAGCGCCTGCAAGCAATTCCCCCAGCACCGGCGGCAGGTCAAAGCGCGCGCAGATTTCTCCTCCCAGCCGTCCGGCCAAGTAAATCACCATCAGGCTGAGCAGCACCATCAGCAAAACTCCTGTAGGGTCGGCAGACACCGCTGCAGTGGCAAGCATTGGCATGAACGCACCGGGAATACATTACTGGGTGAGAGTTTAACCTATTGGCCCAAGGAAGTACTAGATCAATCGCTTACAATTACTGGCCGGCTCGGAAACCCTGTCATGTCTGCTCAGTTGTATCGAATCTATCGCCATAGCCGCACGACGACGTTGAGCAGAACGGTTAACACCAGGCTGAGTAAGAGCATCGTTCCCAGCGGTGCAATGAATGTGAAATTACCGTTGTTAATCACAATATCGCCCGGCAGGCGTCCAAACCAGGGAAATCGAGCGCTAAAAGCCAGCATAAAACCTATCAAAAAGAGCACCGCGCCTGTTATCATCAAGAGTTTGCCAATTTCAGTCATGGAACGACCCACCCATCCCTGCTATTCCTAGTGTAGAAACATGTTAGGATTTGGCGCGGATGCTTTCATCTCAGGGTGACGTGCGCACCATCTGGATCGTGCGGCATATGCACCGCGAGGATGCGGACAACCCGAACTGGCCAGGGCAGGCTCCCTATCCCGACGACCCGGACCTATCGCCGTTGGGTCATGCCCAAGCCCAACAGTTAGCCCAATTTTTTGCCGAGCGACCCCTGGATTACATCTTTTGCTCCCCGTTTTTGCGGGCTTTGAGCACTGCGCAACCCGTCGCTCGCCTGAAAAAGCTCCCCATCCACGTCGAACCTGGTTTGAGTGAGTCCCTGACCCGCGAATTTTTTCCTGTCGCTCCGCAACTACACGACCCGGCCACGCTCCGGCAGCGCTTCCCCGAAATTGACCCCGATTATCAACCGCTCTACGTGCCCCAGTACCCTGAAGAGGGGCTAGCGGCGATGGCCCGCGCCGGTCAGGTGGCGCTTGCACTCGTCCAACGCTTCCCTGGCAATCTCCTGCTGGTGGGACACGGCGCTTCCGTTTGGGGCGCTACCTGGGGCCTGTTGCCGCAAAAGCCAGAGATTCACTGCGACTTTGGGGCGCTCGTGGAAATTACGGAAACCCCCAACGGCTGGCAGTTGCAGAAGGCTGGTGTTACGGATTATCTCGTGGGTGCGTTATCTCAAAGCTACCCGGCAAACTACGGGGTACGCCCTTGAGAGTTAGATACAGAGTAGGTGGGTCATCGCAAAGGCATCGGGTAAACTACGGAATTTACAGGTCCTTAACGATTAAGTGTTGTTATGTGAAAACTATGGGCTGTTCTATCCAAAAGTCTCTATACTAACTAAGGAAACATTAAAATTTGCGTGTGAAAATTGTATGGAGCAGATGGAATTTTCATTGCTCCTTCAGCAAGCAACGTTACAGGTCCAGGAAAGTGTGCCGGTTTTAGGTATACTGCAATCGTTATTGACAACATGGCAACGGGGATCAGGCGCAAAAGGGATTGGCTTGTATCGGGAACAACAACCGGTTTTGCGGGTCGGGGAGCTAACGTTATTCCACCCATTGCCCTGCACTTGGCAAGCTCAAAAAGTAACTAGAGACACAGGTGAAACCTGGTTTTTGCCGGTGCGAGTGCGGCAACAGGGAGCAGCCTGGTTAGTAGTGAATTGGGAGATATGTCCCAGCGAAACCCTGTACCAGCAGGGAGAAGTCTTGGCCGCCCACATCGGGTTAATCATTCAAGCCACGAATTGGGAACATCTCCAACCGGAACTCCAGGACCAACCCTACTATTTCTTGCTCGATTCACTGCCCATTGGCGTAGGGCTAGCCAATGCACAAGGGGAATGTATCTACGTCAACAATGCGATTTTGCGAATGTTTCAAGCGCCAAAGCAAGATTTGCTGGGCCAAGGTTGGTCTGCTTTCATTCATCCCGACGACCGGCAGCGGGTGCTAGAGACCTGGCGGGAGATATTGCAATCCCCTAGCGACTTTGAACTTGAATACCGTGTTCGACGCCCCAGTGGTGACGTTATCTGGGTGCATTCGTATTTGGCTGTCTTGCGGAATGATAGCGGTCAAGTGGTGGGTTTTCTTGGTGCGGTCACCGACATCACCCAGGCCAAGGTTCTAGAACAAATGCTCACCCAGAGCGAGAAAAGGTATCGCAACCTGGTGGAATATCAAACGGATTTTCTGCTCTATTCGCTAGCAGATACCACGATTACATTTGCCAATCCAGCCCTGTGTGACGCTCTGGGCTATACGTTCGATGAAATGGTTGGCATGAAGTGGGATGACCTGGTGCTACAAAAACAGGATTTGCAAGTCCTCAAAGGCAACGTGCAGCGTCTGTCTCAGGAAGAATCCATCTTTCACTATGCGAACTATATTCGCGGCAAGCAAGGGCAAACCCTGCTGGTCGAGTTCTTAAACTTAGGAATTTTTGATGAGCATGGGCAATTGCTGGCGATTCAATCCTTGGGGCGAGATATCACCGAACTGCGGCGAGCTGAACAGGAGCTACGGGATAGCCGGGACTTTTTAGCGACCCTGATTCAGAATATTCCGGGAATCGTCTATCGTTTTCATCCAGCCACTCCTGAACGTCCTGCTTACTTAAGTTATATAAACGGCTACGCCGAAGAAATCTTTGAGTTACCGGCTAGTCAAATCATGGCCGACCCCTGTGCAGTTTGGGAGCAATATACTCACCCCGATGATTTAGAAAGATTGACAACTTCTGTGCAGTCTGCGGTTGAGCAGAAAGCCCCCTGGCATTGCGAGTGGCGTATGATCACACCTTCGGGCAAGTTGAAATGGCTGCAAGGACGCTCCCAAGTGCGACAGCAGGGTGATGAATGGTTTTGGGATGGCCTGATTTTGGATGTCACCCAATCAAAACTAGCAGAACTAGAACTTGAACGAAATAGAGCTTTTTTAGAGCGAGTTATTGACGCGACAAAAGCCATCATCTATGTCTATGACTTGGAAAACCAGCGCAATATATTTGTTAATCCCGAAATCGAGCAGGTGTTGGGATATTCACCCGCCGAAATCCAAGCGATGGGGAGTGAATTATTCAACCGCCTGGTGCATCCAGAAGATATGCCTGTCATTGAGGCCAATATATCACGCCTGCTCCATCCCCAGACAACTGGCGAAGTCATGGGGGAATACCGGATGCGAACCAAAAGTGGTGAATACCGCTGGCTTTTGAGTCACGACAGGATCTTCAAGTGCAATGAACAGGGACAACCGCAACATATCTTGGGTGTAGCCGTGGACATCACCGAACTCAAAAACGTCCAGCAAGCGCTTGCAGAAAACCAGCGGCTTTTGCAACAGATTCTGGATAATTTGCCAGTAACTGTGTGGCGGTATCAACGGTGGCCGGATGGTCGGGAGACCTTTCTCTATGTTAGCCCAGGTTGCCAGGAACTTTTTGGAATTACTGCTGAACAAATGCTCCAAAATCCCCAAACTCTCTGGCAACTCATCGTTCCCCAGGATATACCCGTTGCTCACGCATCATTGGAGCACTCCCTTGAACATTTGATGACATGCCGGTGCGAATTTCGGATCATAACCCCGTACGGCGAATGCAAGTGGATACGGGGATGCGGGCAACCGGAACGCCAACCTGACGGCAGCACCATTTGGGACGCTGTTTTTGTTGACATCACTGCGCAAAAAGAAGCGGAATTTCAGCTACGAGACTTCAATCAGCAGTTAGAACAGCGGGTCAGAGAACGCACAATACAACTGCAACAACAGGCCCAAACGGAAGGACTCCTGCGCATCATTATCGAGACCATCCATCAGTCTTTAGACATTGAAAAAACCCTAAATGTTGTCCTGGAGGAAACCCGACGCACCCTGGCCTGCGACCGGATTTTAGTGTACAAGTTCAATGACGACTGGAGCGGTTATTTCCTGGCGGAATCGGTGGCCGCCGGTTGGGATCCAGTTATAACTGGACCGCAAACGCCCCTAGCGGATCACTGTCTCCAGGAGACCGAAGGTGGTCGTTTTCGACATCACTACATCCTGGTGAGTAACGACATCTACAATTCCGGTTTTAGCGAGTGCCATATTCGATTGCTGGAGCAATTTCAAGCTCGCGCCCAGGTGGTGGTGCCCATCTTTCTCAACCAAAAACTGTGGGGACTGCTCGCTGCTTATCAAAACAGTGGCCCGCGTGCCTGGCAAACACATGAAATTGAAATGCTCCAGCACGTGGGGTTGCATTTGGCGATTGCGCTCCGCCAGTCAGAACTCTACAAAGCGGCACAAGCGCAAGTGGTGGAATTGCAAAAGCTCAACCAACTCAAGGACGAATTTCTTAGCACCGTTTCCCACGAATTGCGCTCCCCGATGCACAATATCGGTTTGGCCCTGAAAATGTTGGAGTTGCGGCTCGCGCGAGCCGGGATACTCCATGATGAAAATCTAGGGATAGGCCGCTATCTAGACGTGCTCAAAACGTCCACGCAACGGGAAACGGATTTAATTAACGACCTGCTGGATCTCGCCCGACTCAACGCCGACCCTTCGGATTTACCCACTGAACTGGTGGATGTACCCAAACTGCTGGATGAACTGTTGCCGCCGTTACGGGAGCGCATGGCCGCCCAGCAGCAGACCTTTATCCTGGAAATACCGGAAACATTTCGCTATTTGGAGACCCACGCCGCTTCGCTCGCTCGCATCCTGCAGGAGTTGCTCCACAACGCTTGCAAGTACACCCCACCGCAGGAGACCATCACGCTAGCCATTCAGCGCTTGGGGGACCAATGCGACTTTCGGGTGATCAATACCGGCGTGGAAATTCCGCCGGAGGAACAGCAACGGGTGTTTGATACCTTCTACCGCATTCCCAGCCACGACCCTTGGCAGTACGGGGGCACTGGGTTGGGTTTAGCGCTGGTGAAAAAACTGGTTGAGCGCCTGCATGGGGAAATTCACCTGTTTAGCGCTCATAAAAAGACGGAATTTCGGGTGCGACTGCCTGTGGGTGAGACAGGAAATGGTGGCGGCGCAACCGGGTGATATAATGCACCAAAGCCAGTAAGGACAACTCAACCAAGGGGGGCAACAATGACGGCGACTTGGCAGGACGGCTATGTAACCGAAATTCCCTATACCCACGGCTTTTACCACCACTTGAGTCCGGCCAATCTCAACTTGTGCCTGCTCACCAAACAGGTGCAACCACGCCCCCTGGACCGGCCTTTTACCTACTGTGAGCTAGCCTGCGGCTACGGGTTAACCACTAACCTGCTGGCGGCGGCCTATCCCCAGGGCAGTTTTTACGCCAACGACTTCAACGCCACCCACATCGCCTACGCGCGCCAGTTGGCCGCCGATGCTGGCTTGACCAATGTCACCTTTAGCGACGCCAGTTTTCAGGAGTATCTCGACGAGGATTTGCCCCAGTTCGACTTCATCTGTTTCCACGGCATCTATAGCTGGATTAGCGAGGAAAATCGCCGCATTATCCGGGAATTTATCCGCCGCAAGTTGAAGGTAGGAGGTGTGGTCTATGTCTCCTACAACACGCTGCCGGGGTGGGGGGTCATGGCCCCGATTCAAAAGCTGATGCAAGCCCACCGGGAACGCGCTAGCGGCACGCTGATTGAACGGTTAAAAACCTCGCTGGAATTGATCGAATTGTTGAAAAACAACCAGGCGATTTACCTGCAACACCCCTGGTTAGCTCCCCGTTTAGAACAGTTCAAAAACCAAAATGTCCACTACCTGGTGCATGAATTTTTCAACCAGCACTGGCATCCCCTGTACGTGGATGAAGTGATTGCCGAAATGAGCACGGTGAAGCTGAGTTATGTCGGCTCGGCCCACGTGGTAGACCACATGGATGCCTTTAACCTGCCCACCGCCGCGATCAACCACCTGGCCCAGATTAACGATGTGGCGATGCGGGAACTGGTGCGGGACTTTTATCTCAACGGCCAATTTCGCCGGGATGTCTATGTGCGAGGACCGGTGGCCATCAGCGGGGAAATGCAGGTGCGCTACCTAGAGCCAATGCCCTTTGTGCTGACGGTGTTGCCCGAAGCGGTGAAGCTGGAGCATCAGACAACAGCGGGCCAGGTGCAACTGCAACCGAGTCTCTATCAACCGCTGGTGGAACAACTGGCCCAGGGACCCATCACGGTGGCGGAACTAGTGAACCGTCTCTCGCCTCAGGGAATCACCTTGCAACAAATTGGCCAGGCGCTCATTGTTCTCACGGGCTTGGGGTATGCCCATCCAGTGGTCGGTAGTGGAACCCACACCGAAGGGTTTAACCGGGCGGTGATTGAGCGGTCTGAGATCGACGGCGAAGTACAGTTTTTAGCCAGCCCCGTCATCGGCAATGGGGTGAAAGTCTCCCACCTGGAACTGCTATTTCTCCTGGCGGAGCGGCGACAACAGGCTCCCTACGATTTTGTCTGGCAGATTCTGGAGCGCCGCAACCTGAAACTCACCAAGGACGGCAAGGTGCTGGAAACCCCTGAGGAAAACCGTCAGTTTCTCCAGGAGCAGGTCACCCAGTTTGAGCAACAGGGGCGGGCGCTGCTGCGGCGGTTGGGGATTTAGCGCTGGATACCGCTTATCTGGTCGCGTTTGGGGGTCGCAGGACGATCCATCGCTCTGACAAACTGGAGCGGACAACACTCGCCCAAGTGGTGAAAGGATAATCAGTGCAGAAGCCGCAGTGACTCACTATAGCTAAGCACAGAATTCTTGACATAGGCGGCAACCGGAACCCTACATGTCTCCCTGTTGGTTGCTTCTCAAGCGCGACAACCTAAATGTTTCCTGCTATAGCTTTTTGTCAGGTTTCTAGCCGAATACCGAGTTCCCTTTATCCAGACGATGTTGCTGGGCATCCAACCGCGCCGCTGCAAAGTTCCGCAAGCACTTGCTCTTGAAACGTCTAGGAGAATTCGCCAGACTGCATCAACCGTCTCTGCTAGAGTTAATAACCACAATAACCCCATTTCAGGAGACTCAATGCGCAAGCTGTTTTCAATCCGGCTGCGGCAATTCAATAGTCACAGGTGGCTAGTGGTCAGCCCTGTTTTGTGCGGTGTCAGTATAGCCAAGTCATCTATGTTTGCTATCTCTCGGGTTGCAGGGCGCAGCCCCGTTGTTGGTTCTCTCCCTAATAAATCCTCAGGCGGCTGCCGGTCCTCCGCATCAAAGCTCACTTTCTGCCTTTGGCCAGAACGATAGCCGGAGGTTTGTCGCTGCCGGCTTTGGACTTGACGTAAGCCAGGGACGATTGGGGGTCGATTCCTAAGGAAGGGGCGTCCACCATTGCCTCCCGGTCGGCGCTCAAAAACACCAACTGCCAGCCGTACTTGGGATGACCGCCAACACGACTTTGCTGGGCTGTCTCTCGCAGGCCATCTGGGCGAGACTCTGCTCCTGTCCCATCCATCGCATCGTAGAGCGGGGTGCTGGCCCGAGGCCCACAGGTCTCCGGCAATCGGGCGGAAATAGTGAATGATTTCATAGGGATCCCGGTTGTCAAATTTCACCAAGGTCAAGGTGGCATGACCCGTCCGGTTGCTGTTGCTGCTCTCGCAAAAAGGCGTTGAAACTGGATCGATGCCATCGAACCAGTGCGGTCCACAATCACGGAAATGTGGGTGTCATCGGGCATCATGGTATCCATTTCTCAAGCGCGACCTTGTTCGGTGTAGCCAGGGCGATGAAGCGTTCCTTTCCAAAGCCCGGCTAATCCGCAAACAGGTCAGGGGCTAACGTGCCTTGGGCGACGCCTCGCACAGGGCCAGTCAAGGTTACAGCCAAATCCGGCGCAATGCGAATCTGCAATTCGCCCCCTGGCATCTCGACGGTCACCTCCGGATCGCACAAACCTAACCGGTAGGCGACGGCAGCGGCGGCACTGCTGCTGCTCCCGGAGGCCAGGGTGTACCCCGCGCCTCGTTCCCAAATCTCCAAGCGCAACCGTTGCCGGGAAACCACCTGCATAAACTGCACATTAGTGCGCTGGGGGAACAAAGGATGGTTCTCGATGGCGGGTCCGTAGGTCTGGGCCAAGGTCGGACTGGTCTCCGGCACCAGGATCACGCAGTGGGGATTGCCAATCGTGGCCGCTGCGAAGGTAAAGGTTTGGTCGCCCACCGCAATCGGCTCCTGGAGCACTTCGCGGTCGGGGCCGGTTACAGGAATCAGCCGACTCCGAAACGACACCCGCCCCATGTCCACCTGCACTTGACGGCCCTGTTGTTGCACCTGCACACTGACGCGTCCCCCGAGGGTTTGCACCTGGAACGGCGCTTCTCCCACTAGACCCCGGTCCCAGAGATAGCGGGCGAAAATGCGTAACCCATTGCCGCTTTTTTCAGCTTCGGAACCGTCGGGGTTGAAAATCCGCACCCCAAAGTCTGCGTTCGGCGCCGGCAGAGGCCCTAGCAATACACCATCCGCCCCTACCCCAAAATGCCGGTGACACAGGCGCTCAACCAGCCACGGTTGCAGTATATCCCCCCCCTGCGCCGGGTCGAGTACCAGATAGTCGTTGCCTAGGGCCTGGTACTTCCAAAAGGGAACCGCCAACTAGTTCGCTTCCTCCTCGTACTCCGGTTGCGGGATGTTGATGGGCGGTTGGTAGGGCTGTGGTTCCGCCCAGACGTCGGCCGTCACATCCTGGTCCATGGTCACTGGCTCGGGTTCTAGGGGTTCGGCATAGGCCGTCTCCACCCGCCGCTTGGGTTTCCGGACCGGACGAGGTTTCGCCACCTCCGTCTCTTCCCAATTCTCTTCCACAGACGCACGCCGGGATTCGCTGCCACTGCCCAACCGGTTTTCTACGCTAACGGGCGTGGGGAGATAGTTTGTCTCCTCTTCCCGCTCCCAGGGCGGTTTGCCAATGCCAATGGCCTCCAACCAACCCCGCGTCAACTGGCGCAGGCGCTCCTCCGCTCCCTCAAACACAATCAACTTGTCGGCGCTGACGCTGACTACTTCCTCGACCGATAACTCGTAGGTGCTCACCAACCGCGCGGGAATCCGGGGCACCCCCAACGCATCAATCACCAGGTGGGAAATGCGACCGTCCGCTAAGTCGAATTCAAAATCCCGCACCTTGCCCAAAAACTCACCGGTCTCGGTAATCACCTCGGTCCCCACCAACCGAGTGTAGGGCGACGTATCCAATTCCTCTAACACCTGGTCGTTTTCCACTAACACCACATCCCCCACCTGCCGCACATGCTCCCACTGTAGGGAAGAACTTGGCTCTCCCGGCAGGTAATTGTTCACCAGGGACTCCTTGATGTCTAAGGCCACCACCCGCCAGGCATCCACATCGCACCAGACTTGGCTGACCACCCCTAGCCGTCGTCCGCGGTCGCGGGTAATCACTTGGCTGTCAATCAGGGCTGAACGAAAACAAACCTGGGTTGTCGCTTTCATAGACAGGGGTGGGTCCACTGCTCCACCAAAGACTGTCTTTCTATTTTAGCGGCATTTCCTGTTGCGCCAGCCGTTCCCGTAACCGCCGCAGCGCATCGGCCCAGCGGGGATCCGGTTCGGGGATGTCCACATCGTTGTGGGCAGTCGGTGTTGCTTTGCGCCGGTTGGCTGGCCGTTGGCCGTTCCGGTTGGCCTGGGGCCGAGAATTAGCCTTCACCGGTTTTTCCACCGTCTCTGGGGCCGCCGCCACCACCGCTTCCTTGGACTCCTTGCCCTCCTTGTCCTTGGTGCGGGGGAGCGCCTTTTCCACCTTGAGCACCTGCTCCCGGAAGGTTTTCCCGTTGAACCGGCTCACCAGCTCGTCCGCCTCCGCTTCGGTTTTGACCGTCAGAAACCCAAATCCACGGCACTTTTGGGTTTTGCGGTTGGTGATCAGCTTGAGGGATTGGATCGCCGTGACATCCCGAAACAGGGTCTCCAAAAGTTCTTCCTTCTTTACATCCTCGGGTAAATTCCCCACATATATCCGCACGGTCATGGAACACCTCCTAAATAACAAAAACGCTACGGCAAGGACGGGACTCAGGGCCAAACAGAGAGACCAAATTGTGACAAACTTTCGCGGGTGACTGGTACGTTGCTGTTGCCCAAACAAGTACCTTAATTTAGGTTACCATACCCAGGGGGAACCTGGAAAAGGCTTGATCCCCACTAGTAGCCGCTGGCTCCGCTATCAACTGTGATGGAACAGGGGACCCGTACCACACCGCTAGTGTGTTGACCGTCCGGCAGCAATTCCAACCAGCGAAATCCAGGAAATGCCGTATCTAAAGCAAAGGTCGCCGCTTGGGGGGCAAATTGGATACAAGTGGAGGGCGTGCTGTAGTACGTCACACCACAGCGCCGCCAGGTATGTTCCTGATGCACATGCCCACACAGCACCACTCGCACCTGGGGATGGGCATCGAGGACCGACCAGAGCGCCTCGGGGTTGCGCACGCGGCTGTCGTCCAACCAGGGCGACCCCACCGGAAACAGGGGATGGTGCAGAGCAATCAGGGTCGGTTCCGGGTGTTGCGCCAAATCCGTCGCCAGTTCCGCCAACACGGTGG encodes:
- a CDS encoding AarF/ABC1/UbiB kinase family protein, which translates into the protein MEMALLPGTAAERYDPQRIAQVYDAQRWRVWRRALAIVVPLLGFALRLAWDWLTGQSKAKEAQRAQQFRELLTDLGPAAIKIGQALSTRPDLVPPVYLEELTLLQDQLPPFPNEVAYHFIEQELGQKPEMLFAELSPQPVAAASLGQVYKGRLPSGEWVAVKVQRPGLVEQISLDIYILRHLLAWVKKRVKRIRSDLVAILDEFATRLYEEMDYTQEGLNAETFARLYGHLPDIYVPKIYWHLTRRRVLTMEWIDGIKLTDVEQMRAAGLDTKKMVAIGVQCSLRQLLEHGFFHADPHPGNLLATRDGKLAYLDFGMMSYVSPQQRYGLITAIVHMVNRDYEALAMDYVHLGFLSPEIDLTPIKPAITQAFTDILGPAGALGASVSQLNIKSITDRLSQLMYEYPFQVPAYYALIIRSLVTLEGIAITIDPQFKVLSVAYPYVAKRLLTDPAPELRQSLRDLLFKDGTFRWNRLENLLRNAANSDDFDLEKVLMQVGDFLWSERGRFIREKLAEELAVGLDQWGQQLWRQLLPNSQPLTLPASSPTPSTWDHLRSLWQILQDAPGFELRRVLPLVSRLVLRPETSQFAQHVARRVGERFLSRWLRQWALNGSRAALALAPR
- a CDS encoding cation:proton antiporter, which codes for MPMLATAAVSADPTGVLLMVLLSLMVIYLAGRLGGEICARFDLPPVLGELLAGAVVGISVLHLVVFPEHGLMAQDSLLMQGVQSLLDLSPEVQEATFAAQGEVVTLLSELGVIILLFEIGLESNLQELLRVGIQATLVAVVGVTVPFVAGTVGLITLFHVPTIPAIFAGAALTATSIGITAKVLAELQQLSSPEGQVILGAAVLDDVLGIIILAVVASLAKNGEVEVGRVVYLIVGAAVFLVGSVLLGRWLSPLFIGLVNNMKTRGSLLVMSLVLMLVLAVIGAAIQLEAILGSFTAGLILSETERQRDIEEQVMPLADFFVPLFFVCVGARTDFSVFNPAIPANREGLVLAAFLVTVAILGKVASGIGAGWGKTKLNRLAVGVGMIPRGEVGLVFAAAGASSGVLSDALDAGIVVMVILTTFLAPPLLRLVFPQQPATPVPTPEPHV
- a CDS encoding DUF2905 domain-containing protein; translated protein: MTEIGKLLMITGAVLFLIGFMLAFSARFPWFGRLPGDIVINNGNFTFIAPLGTMLLLSLVLTVLLNVVVRLWR
- a CDS encoding histidine phosphatase family protein; the protein is MRTIWIVRHMHREDADNPNWPGQAPYPDDPDLSPLGHAQAQQLAQFFAERPLDYIFCSPFLRALSTAQPVARLKKLPIHVEPGLSESLTREFFPVAPQLHDPATLRQRFPEIDPDYQPLYVPQYPEEGLAAMARAGQVALALVQRFPGNLLLVGHGASVWGATWGLLPQKPEIHCDFGALVEITETPNGWQLQKAGVTDYLVGALSQSYPANYGVRP